In a genomic window of Narcine bancroftii isolate sNarBan1 chromosome 7, sNarBan1.hap1, whole genome shotgun sequence:
- the LOC138738530 gene encoding uncharacterized protein isoform X1, producing MPRKAASDTATDKTPAPSLMQLRKRHKNRSNVTPKKKPTIEKKTRARAPKANPPQAKQEANEDSVPSENGERKSNEVPAAGENETKSE from the exons atGCCGAGGAAGGCG GCATCTGATACAGCCACAGACAAG ACCCCAGCACCAAGTCTCATGCAATTGAGGAAG AGACACAAAAATCGATCCAATGTCACCCCAAAAAAGAAACCAACTATCGAA AAAAAAACCAGGGCCCGGGCTCCTAAAGCAAATCCTCCACAGGCTAAGCAAGAAGCTAATGAGGATTCAGTACCCTCAGAAAATGGTGAACGGAAAAGCAATGAG GTACCTGCAGCTGGAGAGAATGAAACCAAGTCAGAGTAA
- the LOC138738530 gene encoding non-histone chromosomal protein HMG-14-like isoform X2 produces the protein MPRKATPAPSLMQLRKRHKNRSNVTPKKKPTIEKKTRARAPKANPPQAKQEANEDSVPSENGERKSNEVPAAGENETKSE, from the exons atGCCGAGGAAGGCG ACCCCAGCACCAAGTCTCATGCAATTGAGGAAG AGACACAAAAATCGATCCAATGTCACCCCAAAAAAGAAACCAACTATCGAA AAAAAAACCAGGGCCCGGGCTCCTAAAGCAAATCCTCCACAGGCTAAGCAAGAAGCTAATGAGGATTCAGTACCCTCAGAAAATGGTGAACGGAAAAGCAATGAG GTACCTGCAGCTGGAGAGAATGAAACCAAGTCAGAGTAA